The Girardinichthys multiradiatus isolate DD_20200921_A chromosome 6, DD_fGirMul_XY1, whole genome shotgun sequence genome window below encodes:
- the zgc:153615 gene encoding schwannomin-interacting protein 1 produces MVHQEKRVYQAQRNDRESIRQKLALGSFYDDEPVIYTSCSKSTPSFRLQSGVNLQVCFVNDSSSDKDSDAEDSRTETSLDTPLSPMSKQSSSLSDRDTAEEDSDPLDDCSGFWRVQRKLQEEARVALALARPMARMQVEVERQIQLHRRSPVADLLPHLPHISEGLVKWNLKRRDMRDMSLGQLQVITNDLHSQIQNLNEELVQLLLMRDELHVEQDAMLVDIEDLTRHAHSHQRHPTEKAVSK; encoded by the exons ATGGTGCACCAGGAGAAACGTGTTTACCAG GCTCAGAGGAATGATAGAGAGTCAATCAGGCAGAAACTTGCCCTTGGCAGTTTCTATGACGACGAGCCTGTCATCTATACCAGCTGCAGCAAGAGCACCCCATCCTTCCG ACTGCAGAGTGGGGTGAACCTGCAGGTTTGTTTCGTTAACGACAGCAGCAGTGACAAAGACAGTGATGCTGAGGACAGTAGGACAGAGACAAGCCTGGACACACCACTGTCACCGATG AGCAAGCAGAGTTCATCGTTGTCAGACCGGGACACTGCGGAGGAGGACTCGGATCCGTTAGATGACTGCAGCGGGTTCTGGCGGGTGCAACGAAAGCTGCAGGAGGAGGCCCGGGTGGCACTGGCTTTAGCTCGACCCATGGCCCGCATGCAGGTGGAGGTGGAGAGGCAAATCCAGCTGCACAGACGTTCACCTGTGGCCGATCTG CTCCCTCATCTGCCCCACATCAGTGAGGGGTTGGTGAAGTGGAACCTGAAGCGTAGGGACATGAGAGATATGAGTCTGGGACAGCTGCAAGTCATAACAAATGACTTGCACTCACAGATTCAGA ATCTAAATGAGGAGCTGGTGCAGTTGTTACTAATGAGGGATGAGCTGCATGTGGAGCAAGATGCTATGCTAGTGGACATAGAAGATCTCACCAG GCATGCACACAGCCATCAGCGGCACCCGACAGAGAAAGCAGTCTCTAAATAA
- the LOC124870325 gene encoding uncharacterized protein LOC124870325 has product MMKGGERHRRWQTIAAVLLFCCLAIGLTYFSWRRLTDAVKVGKGSEVKEDEFNGKEFESSPFSAVATEMGLSDASIQTDSKEDNMIEATAWRSSNSSLHCGRNKMKFKVMGPGATELQLDMGNADPVLLSQVPEACGILVNQTVLGLVLLVRYDSCAVKQENGTHVLTMRLRDRVVNITCTILPDAEANTTEPVEHPLKAPLPHKSLNLYRMKRHLRWPPMYVPCSPYRRFPLCLYTPPAPPTRSTTTTTTTTAAPTRPPIMNPHFWKKLLDLYPLYSHYFQGHAQPLQHYYHSFKYPDWLTHLQSTQKPQMFNHPFHHFYEGYLTPTTTKQTTTPKMTTSSSHCPHSRQFGPYDRFHLAPRVSFGNSEIPEDQQDFSEQSPRSGYNDPVNHGSFWESFPLLYHSATKDNPHFDWEDLTPK; this is encoded by the exons atgatGAAAGGTGGAGAGCGGCATAGAAGATGGCAAACAATAGCAGCTGTGTTGCTCTTCTGTTGTTTAGCTATTGGTTTAACTTATTTTAGCTGGCGAAGACTAACTGACGCAGTCAAAGTGGGTAAAGGTTCTGAAGTAAAAGAAGATGAATTTAATGGGAAGGAGTTTGAGTCCAGTCCTTTCTCAGCTGTTGCCACAGAAATGGGATTAAGTGATGCCTCAATCCAAACCGACAGCAAAG AGGACAATATGATTGAAGCCACTGCATGGCGCAGCTCTAATTCTTCACTTCACTGCGGTCGTAACAAAATGAAATTCAAAGTGATGGGACCGGGTGCTACTGAACTACAACTGGACATGG GCAATGCAGACCCAGTACTTCTAAGCCAGGTGCCTGAAGCTTGTGGTATCTTGGTGAATCAGACTGTGCTTGGACTTGTTCTACTTGTTCGTTACGATAGCTGTGCTGTTAAACAAGAG AATGGGACACATGTCTTGACAATGCGATTGAGGGACAGAGTTGTTAATATAACTTGCACCATATTGCCAGATGCTGAAGCCAACACAACAGAGCCTGTTGAGCATCCTTTAAAAGCTCCTTTACCACACAAGTCCCTGAACCTTTATCGTATGAAACGGCATTTAAGATGGCCTCCCATGTATGTTCCTTGTAGTCCATATCGCCGTTTTCCACTCTGCCTGTATACCCCACCTGCACCACCTACTAGGAGTACAACTACTACCACCACCACTACTGCTGCCCCAACACGCCCACCTATAATGAATCCCCACTTCTGGAAAAAGCTCCTTGACCTCTACCCGTTGTATAGTCACTACTTTCAAGGCCATGCACAACCCCTGCAGCACTATTACCATTCTTTCAAGTACCCAGACTGGCTAACACACCTGCAATCAACTCAGAAGCCTCAGATGTTTAACCACCCCTTCCATCACTTCTATGAAGGGTATCTTACTCCCACAACAACAAAGCAGACAACTACACCCAAGATGACAACGTCAAGCAGTCACTGCCCACACTCTAGGCAGTTTGGTCCTTATGACAGGTTCCATTTGGCTCCAAGAGTGTCATTTGGCAACAGTGAAATCCCAGAGGACCAGCAAGATTTTTCAGAGCAGAGTCCTAGATCTGGATACAATGATCCAGTGAATCATGGCTCCTTCTGGGAGTCCTTTCCTTTGCTTTACCACTCGGCAACCAAAGATAATCCACACTTTGACTGGGAGGACCTAACCCCTAAATGA
- the LOC124870301 gene encoding serine/threonine-protein kinase WNK2-like, whose product MVTKKAKNPAAGLAAAVILTCFLVQTTDSLRLRKTQRRLSHRGTNVAPSAEVQEGIIVFGNVFEVPDENKKLSTSVDDETDYQADFAGWSQQVGIDEASKDKWNRLGTSLHCFGDHMKFRLLSPGASQLAVEQAHEPPIPLSMVPPTCGYRMHGNSKAFVMMAPYDGCNMIQQSGNYMLPLLWQGRPLSLLCPKHVRTTAPQLPPVPQVLPVPHKPYLDFYSHLLHAPAEPAKPVSQFPKFPLYPYPPYPYPPQTTAPPPATSLLKVPNPHVPHVPYFPLPYWPLFPELPPFLPYPIENYPEYPTSGPKMTSIPYSTAASPATTQAPPDTPIPLYPMDYMPLVPNDIWPQMFYSQG is encoded by the exons ATGGTTACAAAAAAGGCGAAAAATCCCGCTGCCGGCTTGGCTGCAGCTGTTATTCTGACGTGTTTTTTGGTGCAAACGACAGACTCTCTTCGACTGAGGAAAACTCAGAGGCGACTCTCACACAGAGGAACTAATGTTGCTCCCTCAGCTGAAGTCCAAGAAGGAATAATTGTGTTCGGGAACGTTTTTGAGGTCCCAGacgaaaataaaaaactgtctACTTCAGTGGATGATGAAACGGATTATCAGGCAGACTTTGCAG GCTGGTCCCAGCAGGTGGGCATTGATGAGGCCTCCAAGGATAAATGGAATCGCTTAGGAACCTCTCTGCATTGTTTTGGTGACCACATGAAGTTCAGATTACTCAGTCCAGGGGCTTCACAGCTTGCAGTGGAGCAAG CACATGAACCCCCAATACCTCTGTCCATGGTCCCTCCAACATGTGGCTACAGAATGCATGGAAACTCGAAGGCATTTGTTATGATGGCTCCATATGATGGCTGCAACATGATTCAGCAG AGTGGAAATTACATGCTACCACTACTCTGGCAAGGCCGTCCCCTGTCCCTGCTGTGTCCCAAACATGTAAGAACTACTGCTCCACAATTGCCGCCGGTGCCCCAGGTTCTGCCGGTGCCCCACAAACCTTACTTGGACTTTTATTCTCATCTCTTACATGCACCTGCTGAACCTGCAAAACCTGTATCGCAGTTTCCAAAATTTCCCTTGTATCCATACCCACCATACCCTTACCCACCTCAAACAACTGCCCCACCACCTGCCACTTCACTACTAAAAGTCCCAAATCCCCATGTTCCTCATGTCCCATATTTCCCCTTACCATACTGGCCTCTATTTCCAGAACTCCCGCCCTTCTTGCCTTATCCTATTGAAAACTATCCAGAGTATCCAACTTCAGGACCAAAGATGACATCGATTCCTTATTCAACTGCAGCATCTCCTGCTACTACCCAGGCTCCTCCTGATACTCCTATACCATTGTATCCTATGGACTACATGCCTCTTGTTCCAAATGACATTTGGCCACAGATGTTTTACTCTCAAGGCTAG